A DNA window from Stutzerimonas stutzeri contains the following coding sequences:
- a CDS encoding phage holin family protein: MVSALLTQMTFLVCVVLFTRLFTYRRGAARFRRGVSCLAMLVMGCAGAAVIYILTGELRVPAMAWPLVVLLAVFAWAVWQSGGNLAGAFRPNGWDGVERRQQDRRTGSVR, encoded by the coding sequence ATGGTTAGTGCTCTGCTGACTCAGATGACGTTCCTTGTGTGCGTGGTGCTGTTCACGCGGTTGTTCACCTATCGCCGTGGCGCTGCGCGGTTCCGGCGCGGTGTGTCTTGCCTGGCCATGTTGGTGATGGGCTGCGCCGGCGCCGCGGTGATCTACATCCTGACTGGTGAGCTGCGCGTGCCTGCCATGGCCTGGCCACTGGTGGTGCTGCTGGCCGTGTTCGCCTGGGCGGTGTGGCAGAGCGGCGGCAACCTCGCCGGCGCCTTTCGCCCGAACGGCTGGGATGGCGTGGAGCGGCGGCAGCAGGATAGGCGGACGGGGTCGGTGCGGTGA
- a CDS encoding terminase small subunit, producing the protein MTVMTKAEFADSRGWSRPYVSKLGKQGRLVLTEDGKKVDVEATLALLGETADPSKAGVSERHQRDRAEKGVHSLVTSHAQTSSMPPAGGGDSYQKARAHREHFLSLLAEDEFLKGRGELVERKAVDLAAFNTARTLRDLILGLPPKVAGELIAITDTWEMERRLTELLRSVLEDAASLVQLDAELEQGAKEPN; encoded by the coding sequence ATGACGGTCATGACAAAGGCTGAGTTCGCGGATAGCCGCGGCTGGTCTCGGCCGTATGTTTCCAAACTGGGCAAGCAGGGCCGCCTAGTGCTGACCGAGGACGGCAAGAAGGTCGACGTCGAAGCCACTCTTGCATTGCTTGGCGAAACGGCAGACCCGAGCAAGGCCGGCGTCTCTGAGCGCCACCAGCGTGATCGGGCCGAGAAGGGCGTGCATTCGCTGGTCACCTCACACGCACAGACGTCGAGCATGCCGCCCGCGGGGGGTGGCGATTCCTATCAAAAGGCCCGGGCGCACCGAGAGCACTTCCTCTCGCTGCTGGCCGAGGACGAATTCCTCAAGGGCCGTGGCGAGCTGGTCGAGCGCAAGGCGGTCGACCTCGCTGCCTTCAACACTGCCCGCACGCTGCGCGACCTGATCCTCGGCCTGCCGCCGAAAGTGGCTGGCGAGCTGATCGCAATCACCGATACCTGGGAAATGGAACGACGCCTGACCGAGCTGCTGCGCAGCGTCCTCGAGGATGCCGCCAGCCTGGTGCAGCTGGATGCCGAGCTGGAACAGGGGGCGAAGGAGCCGAACTAG
- a CDS encoding putative holin, with protein MAEPTSTTAGVVVAGAAGAGLAGFMAGVNGDAAVGALLGALVYVTTTYDLPIWKRLLFFLVSAVMGYQFAPAIVEAEFWGFHPFAYPGPAAFGAAVLVVTLALAAIRRRGVPSISDGGADG; from the coding sequence ATGGCTGAGCCAACGAGCACCACGGCAGGCGTTGTGGTGGCAGGAGCGGCCGGTGCCGGCCTGGCTGGCTTCATGGCTGGCGTGAACGGTGATGCGGCTGTCGGCGCGCTGCTGGGTGCGCTGGTGTATGTGACTACGACGTATGACCTGCCGATCTGGAAGCGGCTGTTGTTCTTCTTGGTATCGGCGGTGATGGGTTACCAGTTCGCGCCTGCCATCGTGGAGGCGGAGTTCTGGGGCTTTCATCCGTTCGCCTACCCAGGCCCGGCCGCATTCGGTGCGGCGGTGCTGGTGGTGACGCTGGCGCTGGCCGCCATCCGCCGGCGAGGCGTGCCATCGATCAGTGACGGAGGCGCGGATGGTTAG
- a CDS encoding DUF1654 domain-containing protein encodes MQGHAALSHPSHLSTYHRLVRRVNRAITTPRAQRERQANLAREEDDRPEDWDRLLDEIQQADGVAMTRRDDGSVYVTWRSLETGK; translated from the coding sequence ATGCAAGGGCACGCTGCGCTATCCCACCCCTCTCACCTTTCCACCTACCACCGCCTGGTGCGCCGAGTTAACCGGGCCATCACCACGCCACGCGCCCAGCGCGAGCGCCAGGCTAACCTCGCACGCGAAGAGGATGACCGGCCTGAAGACTGGGACCGGCTCCTCGACGAGATTCAGCAGGCAGATGGCGTTGCGATGACCAGGCGCGATGACGGCAGCGTCTACGTCACTTGGCGCTCTCTAGAAACCGGTAAATGA
- a CDS encoding phage regulatory CII family protein produces MSRKDLLPGTGPVLNTRQALYRATRDATGGQNAVALTIGMDPDELNKRVSPTSNRPIHPEFLEEIVAATRDPRLLAALVRPAGAVAYVPAPVPATHAALNALGKLLRAEGDFVASLHEGAADNIWLPHEVEALRYHANRVIGHVLGIVAGAELAMSEARAGGEVAHG; encoded by the coding sequence ATGAGCCGCAAGGATCTTTTACCGGGCACCGGCCCGGTGCTGAACACCCGCCAGGCGCTCTACCGCGCCACGCGCGACGCAACAGGGGGCCAGAACGCGGTGGCGCTGACCATCGGGATGGACCCGGACGAGCTGAACAAGCGCGTCAGCCCCACGAGCAATCGCCCCATTCACCCTGAGTTCTTGGAGGAAATCGTTGCGGCAACGCGCGACCCGCGCCTGCTGGCGGCCTTGGTGCGCCCGGCCGGTGCGGTGGCCTATGTGCCCGCGCCGGTTCCGGCCACGCATGCCGCGCTGAATGCGCTGGGCAAGCTGCTACGGGCAGAAGGGGATTTTGTGGCGAGCCTGCATGAGGGCGCTGCGGACAACATATGGTTGCCGCATGAGGTCGAGGCGCTGCGCTACCACGCCAACCGCGTGATTGGTCACGTGCTGGGCATTGTCGCCGGCGCTGAACTGGCGATGTCGGAGGCCAGGGCAGGCGGGGAGGTGGCCCATGGATGA
- a CDS encoding S24 family peptidase — MVQHEDIRTAFSKRLKAALAAHGVESWGAGARLAKVAGVTPKAASKWLNGEAMPGPSKLLAIALELGVRREWLQYEEGPMSSTQAESAPSIEPGPPIISPFREIRIVGTAQMGNDGYWHALDEGDGVVDVPSRDPGAYALRLRGDSMAPAIRSGWIAVCEPNQSWVPGEYVMIRLVDGESMVKELLYANDTEVSVMSVNDAFGRRTIPVEQIETIHYVGAILPPSKVRL, encoded by the coding sequence ATGGTTCAACACGAAGATATCCGCACGGCGTTCTCCAAACGCCTCAAAGCCGCCCTAGCCGCCCATGGCGTTGAAAGCTGGGGCGCTGGCGCTCGCCTGGCCAAAGTCGCTGGTGTAACGCCTAAAGCCGCGAGTAAATGGTTGAATGGAGAAGCTATGCCAGGGCCTAGCAAGCTTCTGGCGATAGCGCTGGAGCTTGGGGTTCGTCGAGAGTGGCTACAGTACGAAGAGGGTCCGATGTCCTCGACCCAAGCCGAGTCAGCACCAAGCATAGAGCCAGGGCCGCCCATCATCAGCCCTTTCAGGGAGATCCGCATCGTAGGCACCGCCCAGATGGGTAACGACGGTTATTGGCATGCCCTGGACGAAGGCGATGGAGTTGTTGACGTACCGTCGCGAGACCCGGGCGCCTACGCACTGCGCCTACGCGGCGACTCTATGGCCCCCGCGATACGGTCCGGCTGGATCGCCGTCTGTGAACCCAACCAATCTTGGGTGCCAGGTGAATATGTGATGATCCGCCTCGTCGACGGCGAAAGCATGGTCAAGGAACTGCTGTACGCCAACGACACAGAAGTCAGCGTTATGTCTGTCAACGACGCCTTCGGCCGCCGCACCATCCCGGTCGAACAGATAGAAACCATCCATTACGTCGGGGCCATTCTGCCACCTAGCAAAGTCAGACTCTGA
- a CDS encoding carbon storage regulator, with amino-acid sequence MGNLTLTRREGEKIVIRVQPGTDAEELIEQLLLDGIILTVKEIKGSKARLSIDAPQDLLVLRTELEET; translated from the coding sequence ATGGGCAACCTCACCCTCACCCGCCGCGAAGGTGAAAAAATCGTCATCCGCGTTCAGCCGGGCACAGATGCCGAAGAGCTGATCGAACAGCTCCTCCTCGACGGTATCATTCTGACCGTCAAAGAAATCAAAGGCAGCAAGGCCCGGCTCTCAATTGACGCCCCGCAAGACCTGCTAGTGCTGCGCACTGAACTTGAAGAAACGTAG
- a CDS encoding phage terminase large subunit family protein, which produces MQYPYANGAATYRAAYLRGLHLDPELWIDQWADEYQRIPKDTGAAEPGKYHTDRTPFAREPMRCLSPLHPCKRVVTMVASQMMKTQIALNWIGGNIHMAPANILALLPSEKLARRVSSRIDKTIKAVPELGKRVAKPRSRDARNTLDTKEFEGGTLYCTTAGSAANLAELAARYIYGDEIDRWDVDVDSEGDPIELAEARGTTFGRKAKFYFSSSPTIKGASRIDDLYEASDKRRYFVPCPHCGHHQVLEWGNLKWTDDYKRVDYLCGNPACGALIEEHHKTAMLLAGEWRATAQGDGETVGFHLNALYSPLGWLSWQSLAKQYDKAKQAADRGDNEPMQVFYNTRLALVWDAAQEMTKASELKARAEDYSLGSVPPGVLILTAAVDVQHNRLEMLVIGWGEGLERWVVDFAVIPGDPADQRTWQALDEQLKRRYRHMSGVEMAICATAIDSGGHHTDEVYQFTRLRRWRNVFAVKGASKPGRPVLAQRPSKVDVKHNGQTEKQGAELWIIGTDTAKDWIYNRYPFADGPGALHFSKDLPDEFYDQAVAERKITVYVKGYKRTVWVKGKAERNEVLDLLVYNQAAAQFLGLHRYHQAEWDRLRAAVSQGSLFAHPAASSNVAALQEDAEKTASPPLAKPAPSPTARRVSRSAYLKR; this is translated from the coding sequence ATGCAATACCCCTATGCCAACGGTGCCGCCACGTACCGCGCGGCATACCTGAGGGGCCTGCACCTGGACCCCGAACTCTGGATTGACCAGTGGGCTGACGAATACCAGCGCATTCCGAAGGACACAGGCGCCGCTGAGCCCGGTAAGTACCACACAGATCGCACGCCATTCGCTCGCGAGCCAATGCGCTGCCTTTCTCCGCTACATCCGTGCAAGCGCGTGGTGACCATGGTTGCCTCGCAGATGATGAAGACGCAGATCGCGCTCAACTGGATCGGCGGCAACATCCACATGGCGCCGGCGAATATCCTGGCGCTGCTGCCCAGCGAGAAGCTGGCCCGCCGAGTTTCCAGCCGGATCGACAAGACGATCAAGGCAGTCCCTGAGCTGGGCAAGCGCGTCGCTAAACCGCGTTCGCGTGACGCCCGCAACACGCTGGATACCAAAGAATTCGAAGGCGGGACGCTCTACTGCACCACCGCAGGCTCCGCTGCCAACCTGGCAGAGCTGGCTGCGCGATACATCTACGGCGACGAGATCGACCGTTGGGACGTCGATGTAGACAGCGAAGGCGATCCCATCGAGCTAGCCGAGGCTCGCGGCACCACGTTCGGGCGCAAGGCGAAGTTCTACTTCTCCAGCTCGCCGACGATCAAGGGCGCCTCGCGCATCGACGATCTGTACGAAGCGAGCGACAAGCGACGCTACTTCGTGCCGTGCCCGCACTGCGGGCACCACCAGGTATTGGAGTGGGGCAACCTCAAGTGGACGGACGACTACAAGCGAGTCGACTACCTGTGCGGCAATCCGGCCTGTGGTGCGTTGATCGAAGAGCACCACAAAACGGCCATGCTGCTGGCCGGCGAGTGGCGTGCAACGGCGCAGGGGGACGGCGAAACGGTGGGCTTCCACCTGAATGCCCTGTATTCGCCACTGGGCTGGCTCTCGTGGCAGAGCCTGGCCAAGCAGTACGACAAGGCCAAGCAAGCTGCCGACCGTGGCGATAACGAGCCCATGCAGGTGTTCTACAACACCCGCTTGGCGCTGGTGTGGGACGCCGCCCAGGAGATGACCAAGGCCAGCGAGCTGAAGGCCCGCGCCGAGGACTACAGCCTGGGCTCGGTTCCGCCTGGTGTGCTGATCCTCACTGCCGCGGTAGACGTTCAGCACAACCGCCTTGAAATGCTGGTGATTGGATGGGGCGAAGGGCTAGAGCGTTGGGTTGTAGATTTCGCCGTGATCCCAGGAGACCCAGCCGACCAGCGCACCTGGCAGGCTCTCGACGAGCAGCTGAAGCGCCGGTACCGGCATATGTCGGGCGTGGAAATGGCCATTTGCGCCACGGCCATCGACTCCGGTGGCCACCACACCGACGAGGTTTACCAGTTCACCCGTCTGCGCCGCTGGCGAAACGTGTTCGCGGTGAAGGGCGCGAGCAAGCCAGGCCGGCCGGTTCTGGCTCAGCGCCCGTCGAAGGTCGACGTGAAGCACAACGGCCAGACTGAGAAACAGGGCGCAGAGCTCTGGATCATCGGTACCGACACTGCGAAGGACTGGATCTACAACCGCTACCCGTTCGCCGACGGCCCTGGCGCGCTGCACTTCTCGAAAGATCTGCCCGACGAGTTCTACGACCAAGCAGTGGCAGAGCGAAAAATTACCGTCTACGTGAAGGGCTACAAGCGAACCGTCTGGGTGAAGGGCAAGGCCGAGCGTAACGAAGTACTCGACCTGCTGGTTTACAACCAGGCTGCTGCCCAGTTCCTGGGGCTGCACCGCTATCACCAAGCCGAGTGGGACAGGCTGCGCGCTGCAGTAAGCCAGGGCAGCTTGTTCGCGCATCCAGCTGCGAGCAGCAACGTCGCTGCCCTGCAGGAGGATGCCGAGAAAACAGCCAGCCCACCTCTCGCAAAGCCCGCACCATCACCCACCGCGCGCCGGGTATCACGCAGCGCCTACCTGAAACGATGA
- a CDS encoding pyocin activator PrtN family protein, with product MKQPPQTTLESLRSRYPGSYITAEQLLTDHLPHITTVKHLRRKVREGQLNLKIRQLDPSSNRSPWVIYLHDLAEWLDQTAAAQAA from the coding sequence GTGAAGCAACCACCCCAGACCACACTGGAGAGCCTGCGTAGCCGCTACCCCGGCAGTTACATCACCGCCGAGCAGCTGCTCACCGATCACCTGCCGCACATCACCACGGTCAAGCACCTGCGCCGCAAGGTCCGCGAAGGCCAGCTCAACCTCAAGATCCGGCAGCTCGACCCCAGCTCCAACCGCAGCCCCTGGGTCATCTACCTACACGATCTGGCCGAATGGCTGGATCAAACCGCCGCCGCACAAGCGGCATAA
- a CDS encoding TraR/DksA C4-type zinc finger protein — MDERAFELAQQRELEDREAAIARRARYEGVSLSECEGCGDEIPPARREAVKGCRLCIACQADEDKRNAGVRRG, encoded by the coding sequence ATGGATGAGCGCGCATTCGAACTGGCGCAACAGCGCGAGCTGGAAGACCGGGAGGCGGCGATTGCGCGCCGCGCGCGTTATGAGGGCGTGAGCCTTAGTGAGTGCGAGGGGTGCGGCGACGAGATTCCGCCTGCGCGGCGCGAGGCGGTGAAGGGGTGCCGGCTGTGTATCGCTTGCCAGGCGGACGAGGACAAGCGGAATGCGGGGGTGAGGCGTGGGTAA
- a CDS encoding phage portal protein — translation MGYRIRAKSPRLQVVNSYEGAGNGRRAQGWDAPEAALNAVAIPALPALRKRSKAAVRNNPWAASGISKRVSSLIGTGITPRAQIKDPALRSAINELWSDWTDESDADNLTDFYGQQSVIARMVEESGECFVRLRYRKPEDGLVVPLQLQILPPEFVPLDRNFVTRKGNVVRAGIEFDQVGRRVAYWMWKNHPGDARAIGTTYNALHRIPASEVLHIFEPLEGGQLRGIPRLAPVLLRLKSLDNYDDAVLFRQEVANLFAGFITKPRPDGPPTVDPVTGKPFTSDSDGTPMVAMEPGTMQELLEGEEVVFSAPPSAGDTYVDFMRQQLMAAAAGIELPYELLTGDMTDISDRVLRVLLNEFRRRIEQLQFGVYVFQLCRPVRAAWLDAAWLSGAIALPDYQAKRRDYLRTRWVPQGWAYMHPVQDVQGKLLEIKGGLASRSEHALRSGYDAEVIDQENADDNARAQTLGLDYTTDTAALAGDKEETR, via the coding sequence ATGGGTTATCGAATCCGTGCTAAGTCACCCCGCCTGCAGGTGGTCAACAGCTACGAGGGGGCCGGCAATGGTCGCCGCGCTCAAGGCTGGGACGCGCCGGAGGCAGCGCTGAACGCTGTCGCCATTCCAGCACTGCCAGCGCTGCGCAAGCGCTCCAAGGCCGCGGTGCGCAACAACCCCTGGGCCGCTAGCGGAATCTCCAAACGGGTCAGCAGCCTGATTGGTACTGGCATCACCCCCCGTGCGCAAATCAAGGACCCTGCGCTGCGCAGCGCCATCAACGAGCTCTGGAGCGACTGGACCGACGAGTCGGATGCCGACAACCTGACCGACTTCTACGGCCAGCAAAGCGTCATCGCGCGAATGGTCGAAGAGTCTGGCGAGTGCTTCGTCAGGCTGCGCTACCGCAAGCCCGAGGATGGCCTGGTGGTGCCGTTGCAGTTGCAGATCTTGCCGCCTGAGTTCGTGCCACTGGACCGCAACTTCGTTACCCGCAAGGGAAACGTGGTGCGGGCTGGCATCGAGTTCGACCAGGTCGGTCGCCGCGTGGCGTACTGGATGTGGAAGAACCACCCCGGCGATGCGAGGGCCATCGGAACCACCTACAACGCATTGCATCGCATCCCGGCAAGCGAAGTGCTTCATATCTTCGAGCCCCTCGAAGGTGGACAGCTGCGTGGCATCCCGCGTCTGGCTCCGGTGCTGCTGCGGCTCAAGTCGCTCGACAACTACGACGACGCGGTGCTCTTCCGCCAAGAAGTGGCCAACCTCTTCGCCGGCTTCATCACCAAGCCTCGACCGGATGGCCCGCCGACCGTCGACCCGGTGACCGGCAAGCCCTTCACCAGCGACTCCGACGGCACCCCGATGGTGGCGATGGAGCCGGGCACCATGCAGGAGCTGCTCGAAGGCGAGGAGGTCGTGTTCTCCGCCCCGCCTTCGGCGGGTGACACATACGTCGACTTCATGCGGCAACAGCTCATGGCTGCAGCGGCCGGTATCGAGCTGCCCTACGAGCTGCTGACCGGCGATATGACAGATATCAGCGACCGCGTTCTCCGCGTGCTGCTGAACGAGTTCCGCCGCCGCATCGAGCAGCTGCAGTTCGGTGTGTACGTGTTTCAGCTGTGCCGTCCGGTGCGCGCGGCATGGCTCGACGCCGCCTGGTTGTCCGGTGCCATCGCGTTGCCGGACTACCAGGCAAAGCGCCGCGACTACCTTCGCACCCGCTGGGTACCGCAAGGCTGGGCCTACATGCACCCCGTACAGGACGTGCAGGGCAAGCTGCTCGAGATCAAGGGAGGCCTGGCCAGCCGCAGCGAACACGCACTGCGAAGCGGCTACGACGCAGAGGTCATCGACCAGGAAAACGCCGACGACAACGCCCGGGCCCAGACGCTCGGCCTCGACTACACCACTGACACGGCCGCGCTGGCGGGCGATAAAGAGGAAACCCGATGA
- a CDS encoding DUF5906 domain-containing protein produces MSERVPLTVADLPELLQYIKADDRDTWLQVGMGIKAEFSSNGFDAWDTWSAGADSYSTADAKTVWRSFRKAGTGMGTVIKLAKDNGWRPRREPITAEEKRRLNAEAEARRAVRQAEIEADEARAQVMREAVAAACELIWTKHCKPQGESPYLERKQVGAFGVGYFHYTVVLAIDDERQRCDVWVGSETREFFAAMPKPRPDSLSFLMFKAGSIAIPLRDAAGKLWSLQAINEQGTKLFPKYGRKAGCRHVLGELADAAVIAEAEGYATAASVHMAKGWPVAMALDSGNMPAVARDLAAQCPEALLVVTGDDDPTKPGNPGRKKAEAAAGEVCGIAAFPTLPAEGEAGQDWNDVHVAWGLEAVAQQLDAAVAAGKPSPDPSADEAAAAAGSSDNGGQGVGFTSEQVMRRFALVEGTTQVWDQDKKAVMKKTAFEALVTKPLAKAWADDVGKKLIGADTVRELEQARRMAGKKATALGMTPIERYVYIDGTKDVWDREKKRRIPEGAVKMALGDAYALWLNSAERRTVDVDHIVFDPTMTKDPAVYINTFEGLPQEPVRDDAACENLRWLISFLCNHEAEPLAWLVKWLAYPLQHPGAKLDTAVLMHSVMEGSGKSLLFADTLGALYGPYAATVGQTQLESNFNAWQSRKLWAVFEEVVSRDQRYNQVGKIKHLITGKTVRMESKFINGWEEANHMNAVFLSNEILPWPISESDRRFLVMWPLETLPEERQRAIGAELANGGVAALYGWLLDVDLGDFNERTRPPRTDARQRLVALSRAGWQTFLHQWQHGELGHKLWGACLSTDLYALFLEWCQRNREHAMSQTKFSLFISSEVEKTRSIPWTEGANRRFGAFFFPNDPDSSLPPSMNAAALGQHVAAWRAKAKLAGWDVGGWDHLKGAAA; encoded by the coding sequence ATGTCTGAGCGCGTACCCCTCACCGTGGCCGATCTCCCCGAGCTGCTGCAGTACATCAAAGCCGATGACCGTGACACCTGGTTGCAGGTGGGCATGGGCATTAAGGCGGAGTTCAGCAGTAATGGGTTCGATGCCTGGGATACCTGGAGTGCCGGCGCTGACAGTTACAGCACGGCGGATGCGAAGACGGTTTGGCGCTCGTTCCGCAAGGCGGGCACGGGCATGGGCACGGTGATCAAGCTGGCGAAGGACAACGGCTGGCGTCCGCGCCGAGAGCCGATCACCGCCGAGGAGAAGCGACGGCTGAATGCCGAGGCGGAAGCGCGGCGGGCGGTGCGCCAGGCGGAGATCGAAGCGGACGAGGCGAGGGCGCAGGTGATGCGCGAAGCCGTGGCCGCTGCCTGTGAGCTGATCTGGACTAAGCACTGCAAGCCGCAAGGCGAAAGCCCCTACCTGGAGCGCAAGCAGGTGGGGGCTTTTGGCGTTGGCTACTTCCATTACACGGTTGTGCTGGCCATCGATGACGAGCGGCAGCGCTGCGATGTGTGGGTGGGCAGCGAGACGCGGGAGTTCTTCGCGGCCATGCCCAAGCCCCGGCCGGATTCATTGTCGTTCCTGATGTTCAAGGCGGGCAGCATTGCCATTCCGCTGCGTGATGCGGCTGGCAAGTTGTGGAGCCTGCAGGCGATCAACGAGCAGGGCACGAAGCTGTTCCCGAAGTACGGGCGCAAGGCCGGTTGCCGGCATGTGCTGGGCGAGCTGGCCGACGCAGCGGTGATCGCCGAGGCCGAGGGCTACGCGACGGCGGCGAGCGTGCATATGGCCAAGGGCTGGCCAGTGGCGATGGCGCTGGACTCCGGCAACATGCCGGCGGTTGCGCGTGACCTGGCGGCGCAGTGCCCGGAAGCGCTGCTAGTGGTCACCGGTGACGATGACCCGACGAAGCCGGGCAACCCGGGCCGGAAGAAGGCGGAAGCGGCAGCGGGGGAGGTTTGCGGCATCGCGGCATTCCCGACGCTGCCGGCCGAAGGCGAGGCGGGGCAGGACTGGAACGATGTGCATGTAGCTTGGGGGCTGGAGGCGGTTGCGCAGCAGCTCGATGCGGCTGTGGCTGCTGGTAAGCCTTCCCCGGACCCATCCGCTGACGAAGCCGCTGCGGCGGCCGGCTCCTCCGACAACGGGGGGCAGGGGGTGGGCTTCACCAGTGAGCAGGTGATGCGGCGGTTTGCGTTGGTTGAGGGCACGACGCAGGTCTGGGACCAGGACAAGAAAGCGGTGATGAAGAAGACCGCGTTCGAGGCGCTGGTGACGAAGCCGCTGGCGAAGGCCTGGGCCGATGACGTTGGCAAGAAGCTGATCGGCGCCGATACGGTGCGCGAGTTGGAGCAGGCGCGGCGGATGGCCGGCAAGAAGGCAACGGCGCTGGGGATGACGCCCATCGAGCGGTATGTGTACATCGACGGGACGAAGGACGTGTGGGACCGCGAGAAGAAGCGGCGCATTCCGGAGGGCGCGGTGAAGATGGCACTGGGCGATGCCTATGCGTTGTGGCTGAACAGTGCCGAGCGCCGAACGGTGGATGTGGACCACATCGTCTTTGACCCGACGATGACGAAGGACCCGGCGGTGTATATCAACACGTTCGAGGGCCTGCCGCAGGAGCCGGTGCGCGATGACGCGGCGTGCGAGAACCTGCGGTGGCTGATCTCGTTTCTGTGCAACCACGAGGCGGAGCCGCTGGCGTGGTTAGTGAAATGGCTGGCTTATCCGCTGCAGCACCCGGGCGCGAAGCTGGACACGGCTGTGCTGATGCATTCGGTGATGGAGGGCTCGGGCAAGAGCTTGCTGTTTGCCGATACGCTGGGTGCGCTGTATGGCCCGTATGCGGCGACGGTGGGGCAGACGCAGCTGGAGAGCAACTTCAATGCGTGGCAGAGCCGGAAGCTGTGGGCGGTGTTCGAGGAAGTCGTGAGCCGCGACCAGCGTTACAACCAAGTGGGCAAGATCAAGCATCTGATCACTGGCAAGACGGTGCGGATGGAATCGAAGTTCATCAATGGTTGGGAGGAAGCCAACCATATGAATGCGGTGTTCCTCTCGAACGAGATCCTGCCGTGGCCGATCAGTGAGTCGGACCGGCGCTTTCTGGTGATGTGGCCGTTGGAGACGTTGCCGGAGGAACGGCAGCGGGCGATCGGTGCGGAGCTGGCGAACGGCGGGGTGGCTGCCCTTTATGGCTGGCTGCTGGATGTGGACCTGGGCGACTTCAATGAGCGCACCCGGCCGCCGCGCACGGATGCCCGGCAGCGGCTGGTGGCGTTGTCGCGGGCTGGCTGGCAGACCTTCCTTCATCAGTGGCAGCACGGAGAGTTGGGGCACAAGCTTTGGGGCGCGTGCCTGTCGACTGACCTCTACGCGCTGTTCCTTGAGTGGTGCCAGCGCAACCGTGAACACGCGATGAGCCAGACGAAGTTCAGCCTGTTCATCAGCTCCGAGGTGGAGAAGACGCGGTCGATTCCCTGGACGGAGGGGGCGAACCGGCGCTTCGGGGCCTTCTTCTTTCCTAATGACCCGGACTCTTCCCTGCCCCCATCTATGAACGCAGCTGCGCTTGGCCAGCATGTGGCGGCCTGGCGGGCGAAGGCGAAGCTGGCGGGCTGGGATGTGGGCGGCTGGGACCACTTGAAGGGGGCTGCGGCATGA
- a CDS encoding DUF4747 family protein has protein sequence MAAIKRNKAKQIKKIRFEVASLNIVLHPHSPERYIDLFRTIHETQLDAKVRGDDALMLGSFYSADEGSTKTEAYAGTIYKFLKLNAAEDWFNTLKMDAASREDVKDIVIPDHLKPHFKRFQYVFFPKKHRLYFISKKTDHNLSPLMVKRFFESISTHANLAEFGELNVTVQPERGVTDELFKIENISVIELEIRKPNPDDHDDVEEDILERLQELNAGKEKRQYFSATPEGLQPDAQLKALAAVASENGSVYAKGRTAGNIVEISTKDRPLKATASYNPDLQSELNALLEKAEELHREILSGKAI, from the coding sequence ATGGCCGCAATAAAGCGCAATAAAGCAAAGCAAATTAAGAAGATCAGGTTTGAAGTTGCCAGCCTCAATATTGTTTTGCATCCACACTCTCCAGAAAGATATATAGATTTATTCAGAACAATTCATGAAACCCAGCTCGACGCAAAGGTACGTGGCGATGACGCTCTGATGCTAGGGTCTTTTTACAGTGCAGATGAAGGATCAACTAAGACTGAAGCATACGCCGGAACAATCTATAAATTCCTGAAGCTGAATGCCGCTGAGGACTGGTTCAACACTTTGAAGATGGATGCTGCCTCGAGAGAGGATGTAAAGGACATTGTCATACCAGATCATTTGAAGCCACATTTCAAGCGGTTTCAGTACGTATTTTTTCCGAAAAAGCATAGACTATATTTCATCAGCAAAAAAACTGATCACAACCTGTCCCCGCTTATGGTAAAGCGTTTTTTTGAGTCTATTTCCACACATGCAAACCTCGCTGAATTCGGCGAACTCAACGTGACTGTTCAGCCGGAAAGAGGCGTAACTGACGAGCTTTTTAAAATTGAAAACATCTCGGTAATCGAATTGGAGATACGCAAGCCTAATCCAGATGATCACGATGATGTCGAGGAAGACATTTTAGAGCGGCTGCAAGAACTAAACGCTGGGAAAGAAAAACGGCAGTATTTCTCGGCCACCCCTGAGGGCCTGCAACCAGATGCTCAGCTGAAAGCGCTCGCAGCAGTAGCCTCGGAGAATGGCTCCGTTTATGCCAAGGGCCGCACCGCGGGAAACATAGTTGAAATCAGCACAAAAGATAGGCCGCTTAAAGCAACCGCAAGCTATAATCCCGACTTACAAAGCGAGCTTAATGCTCTACTTGAAAAAGCAGAAGAACTGCACCGAGAAATACTGAGTGGAAAGGCAATCTAA